One part of the Dermacentor andersoni chromosome 2, qqDerAnde1_hic_scaffold, whole genome shotgun sequence genome encodes these proteins:
- the LOC140216157 gene encoding putative nuclease HARBI1 isoform X1: MKVLCALRFFATGSFQQCVGNEEAIALSQPSISRIITAVAKAITVVGKEKGWVRFPSTAQQKAAVKEGFLSRGKIPGVLGCVDGSLIAIVRPKKLGPGETESYWSRKGYYALNCMVVCDAKLNILAIDPRFPGSCHDYFVWRHSAFRRRLTRGLLLHGEVLLATCGAGVIIKDQTGSSSSGTFTRRGDSGYPLEPWIMTPVPGHPNRLTAEGRYNEAHASMRNAVERCIGVVKSRFRCLQRYRVLHYSPQKAATIVAACAALHNLCLAAGVPLPDDPGDDGAHDDSAQEPAQALVPLQVQVPPQAHPVQPSRALFQRGRAVRESIVGVFRLPRNLRIAYLQSVRRRIR, from the exons atgaaagtgctgtgcgcgctgcggttttttgccaccgggagctttcaacagtgcgtcgggaatgaagaagcgattgcactgtcgcagccttcgatcagccggatcattacagccgtcgccaaggccattacggttgtgggcaaagaaaaaggatgggttagattcccatccacggcgcaacagaaagccgccgtcaaggaaggctttcttagccgtggaaaaattccaggagttctaggatgtgtggacgggagtctgatagccatcgttcgccctaagaagctcggccccggcgaaacggaatcgtactggagccgtaaagggtattacgccctcaactgcatggtc gtgtgtgatgcaaagctgaatatcctggcaattgacccacggtttccgggatcgtgccacgattatttcgtttggaggcattctgcatttcgccgccgcctcactcgtggcctgttacttcatggagaagtcttgcttg cgacatgtggtgctggagtgattataaaggatcaaacgggtagctcgagttcgggtaccttcacgagaagag gggactctgggtacccgctagagccatggatcatgactcctgtgcctggtcacccaaatcgcctcacggcagaggggcgctataatgaggcacacgcatcaatgcgaaatgccgttgagcggtgcataggagtcgtcaagagccgcttccgatgcctgcagaggtatcgggtgctccactactcgcctcagaaagcagccactattgttgcagcttgtgcagcgctgcataacctctgccttgcagcaggcgtgcctctgccagacgacccaggtgacgacggtgcacatgacgacagcgcacaggagccagcccaggcactagtgccgcttcaagtacaggtgccaccgcaggcgcaccctgtacagccttctcgagctttgtttcaaagaggccgtgcggtgcgtgaatccatagttggtgtgtttcggctgcccagaaatttgcgcattgcctacctgcaaagtgtgcgccggcgcattcgctgA
- the LOC140216157 gene encoding putative nuclease HARBI1 isoform X2, which yields MKVLCALRFFATGSFQQCVGNEEAIALSQPSISRIITAVAKAITVVGKEKGWVRFPSTAQQKAAVKEGFLSRGKIPGVLGCVDGSLIAIVRPKKLGPGETESYWSRKGYYALNCMVVCDAKLNILAIDPRFPGSCHDYFVWRHSAFRRRLTRGLLLHGEVLLGDSGYPLEPWIMTPVPGHPNRLTAEGRYNEAHASMRNAVERCIGVVKSRFRCLQRYRVLHYSPQKAATIVAACAALHNLCLAAGVPLPDDPGDDGAHDDSAQEPAQALVPLQVQVPPQAHPVQPSRALFQRGRAVRESIVGVFRLPRNLRIAYLQSVRRRIR from the exons atgaaagtgctgtgcgcgctgcggttttttgccaccgggagctttcaacagtgcgtcgggaatgaagaagcgattgcactgtcgcagccttcgatcagccggatcattacagccgtcgccaaggccattacggttgtgggcaaagaaaaaggatgggttagattcccatccacggcgcaacagaaagccgccgtcaaggaaggctttcttagccgtggaaaaattccaggagttctaggatgtgtggacgggagtctgatagccatcgttcgccctaagaagctcggccccggcgaaacggaatcgtactggagccgtaaagggtattacgccctcaactgcatggtc gtgtgtgatgcaaagctgaatatcctggcaattgacccacggtttccgggatcgtgccacgattatttcgtttggaggcattctgcatttcgccgccgcctcactcgtggcctgttacttcatggagaagtcttgcttg gggactctgggtacccgctagagccatggatcatgactcctgtgcctggtcacccaaatcgcctcacggcagaggggcgctataatgaggcacacgcatcaatgcgaaatgccgttgagcggtgcataggagtcgtcaagagccgcttccgatgcctgcagaggtatcgggtgctccactactcgcctcagaaagcagccactattgttgcagcttgtgcagcgctgcataacctctgccttgcagcaggcgtgcctctgccagacgacccaggtgacgacggtgcacatgacgacagcgcacaggagccagcccaggcactagtgccgcttcaagtacaggtgccaccgcaggcgcaccctgtacagccttctcgagctttgtttcaaagaggccgtgcggtgcgtgaatccatagttggtgtgtttcggctgcccagaaatttgcgcattgcctacctgcaaagtgtgcgccggcgcattcgctgA